CGCACAGGTGGTACGGGCGTGAAGCCAATACTTACTGAACGCGAGTGACATCTTCAGAGCATTTTCCTGGTTCTTGCTCAGGGACTTCCGCGCTGCCTTCTGCTCGACCGTGGTTGACGGAAGGGTCTGTGATGTTGACACGCCGGCGAGAGGTGCTTGGGCGTCCTCCGAATCGGGTGCGGGGGACGGCTCAGGGCTCGAGGGGACACTCCACACAGATTTCCGTCGCGCTCGCGAGGGCTGCTGCGGGCTGCAGGACGTTGCTTGTGGGAGTTCATCCGAGGACTCTGTTTCTGCCGTTGTCTCGACGTCTGCCGGCGGCGTTTTCTCGCTCCCAACCTGCGGGACCCAGCCCCATTGAGCGCGATACCATTGCCCGCGCAGCGCATTCACCGTTCTTGGAATGCCGAACTTCTTGAGCCATTTCCGTTGAATATCTTTCCAAGGGGTGTTCTTTTGCCTCAGCTTGGTAATAAAAGGAAGAACAGCCTTGACCTCATCAGACCCCCACTTTCTGACCACCGGGCCCCTTCGCCTTGACCGTGTGAATAACATGATTGCCCCAAGGATATCTGACCCGGTGAAACTTTCGGCAGGGCAGAGCAGGGTCGCAATTTGTTGTTCTTAGCGAAACATGCATCCTGGGGTGGGCAACAAGGGTTGACCGTTGGTTTATGACCTCGGAACTTGCAGTGCGTCTCTTCTTGGGGGTGGATCCACCGGAACCCGATAGTCCTTCTCGGTGGACATCTCTATCACGTTCAGCACTCTGACATGCTTGATCGCATCGTCTTGAGACTCCTGAGCGGTTCGCCTATGAGGGTGGAGCTTCTACTGTGCAGGTGAACATCAGTGTTGGTACACTATGGTCGCCTGGCTTCCCCTAAAGCCTTGGCATCAGTTGGTCTGTGTGCGTCTCCAGGCCCTCATTTCCCCCCTGGCTTAGCTCCAGCTGCGGTGGAGCTTAGTTTGTTCCTAGTCGGCTCCACTGCAACCATCTGTTGCACTGTGCTGGACAACTAACGGTCAACAACTAGTATTGTATCTCTAGGAATAATTTTTACGGCATCTGAATTTCGCGCGACGTTGGATCAACATGAGCCGAGGATCGAAACTGTGCAATCCATGCCAAGCATCCGACAAAGCGAGGGCCACCCTAATGGaggtggggggggggggggggggggggggcaaaaagaaataagattctgaaaaataaaagaaaataaaaaaaaaaaattaaaaaagagaagggaagggaagaaaaggagatgaCAAACGTTTAGAGCTCAAAGCAGCATTAGAAGAGGATTCTATGTCCTGCTGGGTCCACTACGAATTGTGGTTATAAAAATTGCACCTCTTTGTGCAGCCTGTCCATCATTGTGTTTTCCCTACGGTTGGGAGGCATTGGGGACTTTTGATACAAACATACCGTCCAGCGATCCTATTCCGCTGTTTGAAC
This window of the Aspergillus oryzae RIB40 DNA, chromosome 8 genome carries:
- a CDS encoding uncharacterized protein (predicted protein) — its product is MLFTRSRRRGPVVRKWGSDEVKAVLPFITKLRQKNTPWKDIQRKWLKKFGIPRTVNALRGQWYRAQWGWVPQVGSEKTPPADVETTAETESSDELPQATSCSPQQPSRARRKSVWSVPSSPEPSPAPDSEDAQAPLAGVSTSQTLPSTTVEQKAARKSLSKNQENALKMSLAFSKYWLHARTTCAGITLTQCPVCTQICQQRREKNRREKDRSHSAVLPYRLNRLSGKGLGPRRRP